In Paenibacillus dendritiformis, the DNA window CTCTGCTTGCCCCCGGCGCCGTGCCTGTTCTTTCATCCATTGTAGCAAGATCCCCCAACATTTTCTATTTCCTTGTCAACATTCCGCGGCATGCACCATTTGTCGACAAAAAAACACCCCGCCCTTCCGGCAAGGTGTCTATGGCGGCTTTGCCTCCGCATGTTCATCCTGGCGCGCCGCCTCCGTGCGTCCTGACGCGGTTGCGCCCGTCCCGCTTGGCCGCGTACAGACCCCGATCCGCCATTTGCACGAGGGCTTGCGGATCTGGACCATGCTCCTGCCGCCCCGGAATCCAGGTGGCTGCGCCAAGGCTGCATGTCACAAAATGGCTCACCTCGGACGCCTCGTGGGGAATAGCCAATGATTCCACCTGCAGCCGGATCCCCTCGGCGGCAATCGTCGCATTCATCGCCGGGGTATGCGGCAGAAGGACGGCGAATTCTTCCCCGCCATAGCGGGCCGCGACAGACAGCGGCTGAGTCGCCGCGGCCTTGACCGCCTGGGCCACCTGCCGCAGACATTCATCCCCCGCCAGATGCCCGTAAGTGTCGTTATACCGCTTGAAATCATCGATATCGAGCAGAATGAGCGACAGCGGACGGTTCTCCTGCTTCATTCGCTCCCATTCCTGCTGCAGCATCAAGTCGAAATAGCGGCGGTTGTATACCCCCGTCAAGCCATCGGTATAGGAGAAATCGGTCAGCAGCCGATTCGCCATTTGAAGCTTCTTGTTCGCTTCCTTCAGCTTGTCCTCGGCGGCGATGCGGTCGGTCACGTCGCGGAAATAGATGGATACGCCCTGGCCCGTCGGGAAAATTCGAAACTCCAGCCAGCGCTCCCGCAGCTTGTCATATTCCGTGAACCCCGCCGGCTCGCTGCGCTCCATCACCCGATGCGCCATCGAATACAGTCCGCTGTCGAGCAGGCAAGGGCTGACGTCCCAGAGCGATTGGCCCTTGACCGCCTCGAAGTCGAGTCCGGTGTATTTCTCCGCTTCCTTGTTCATATAGGTATATTCCCATTTCCGATCTACCGCAAAAAAAGCATCCGTAATGCTGTCCAGGATCGTCTCCACCCGCTCCTGCGACTGCTTCAGCGCCGCTTGCGACTGCATCAGCCGGAAATACAACTGGTTCAGCTCGTGGAAAAACACGGTCAGCAGCGCCGTCGACGAGACAAAGGAATTGAATCGGGCCGCATACCATCCAATGCTGTACCGCTCTCCGGCGAAGAGCGTCAGGTTGATGTCCATCCAGAACATAAAAGCGGACATCGTCAGCCACAGATGCAGCAAGCTCTGCGCCCGCGTCGCG includes these proteins:
- a CDS encoding MASE4 domain-containing protein encodes the protein MLRIRDPLTSLINIPATAVQRKAALFVSIGVLAISLLISPYLDTPLPEVRPFLPVFIAWIVFGNLMTAYLLYVQFRATGYKPILLLAAAFWFAGLITIPYLLTFPGIFSDMGLLHAGPQTSIWFWVIWHGGFPFGILLYTYSLRTWKSALTERREKATVIAIFGTVLLVIVVLAYLLGQFRDELPVLVEQNHYGLMIRTGIGPALWLLNLLALVCLFIATRAQSLLHLWLTMSAFMFWMDINLTLFAGERYSIGWYAARFNSFVSSTALLTVFFHELNQLYFRLMQSQAALKQSQERVETILDSITDAFFAVDRKWEYTYMNKEAEKYTGLDFEAVKGQSLWDVSPCLLDSGLYSMAHRVMERSEPAGFTEYDKLRERWLEFRIFPTGQGVSIYFRDVTDRIAAEDKLKEANKKLQMANRLLTDFSYTDGLTGVYNRRYFDLMLQQEWERMKQENRPLSLILLDIDDFKRYNDTYGHLAGDECLRQVAQAVKAAATQPLSVAARYGGEEFAVLLPHTPAMNATIAAEGIRLQVESLAIPHEASEVSHFVTCSLGAATWIPGRQEHGPDPQALVQMADRGLYAAKRDGRNRVRTHGGGAPG